One part of the Phycisphaeraceae bacterium genome encodes these proteins:
- a CDS encoding RNA-binding protein has protein sequence MKLYVGNMSFQTTEQQLRELFEPYGVTSASVVTDRESGRPRGFGFVEVSSNEFGQAAITALHGKNIDGRDLTVNEATQRGGGSSGGGNRGAYGHNKGRGGW, from the coding sequence ATGAAGCTTTACGTTGGCAATATGTCATTTCAGACCACGGAACAGCAGTTGCGCGAACTGTTTGAGCCGTACGGTGTCACTTCCGCGTCGGTGGTCACAGACCGCGAATCGGGAAGACCGCGAGGATTCGGCTTTGTTGAAGTGTCCAGCAACGAGTTCGGGCAGGCTGCAATCACAGCGCTGCACGGCAAGAACATCGACGGACGAGATCTGACAGTGAACGAGGCAACACAGCGCGGGGGCGGCAGCTCCGGCGGTGGGAACCGTGGCGCCTACGGCCACAACAAGGGCAGAGGCGGGTGGTAA
- the floA gene encoding flotillin-like protein FloA (flotillin-like protein involved in membrane lipid rafts), whose protein sequence is MNALPHLSVTLGASPTEVVLIIVAAVVALFILAIFALMAKYFMLWLQAMLSKAPVGIFEIIGMRLRRVNVNEVVLGRIQAAKAGLDLPTPALEAHYLAGGRVRNVVRAMIAANNARITLPWHVATAIDLAGRDILAAVNTSVNPKVIDCPNPSAGRPTIDAVAKDGIQLKARARVTVRTNIERLVGGATEETIVARVGEGIVSTIGSAASHKAVLENPDNISKTVMQRGLDSGTAFEILSIDIADVDVGENIGAKLQADQAEADKRRFQAEAEKRRSLAVALEQENKAEIQRNRALVVLAEAEVPKAMAEAFRSGNLGVMDYYKMNNIQADSKMRKAIAGDTSDASPKQPGT, encoded by the coding sequence ATGAACGCCCTCCCACACCTTTCTGTGACACTCGGTGCATCCCCCACCGAGGTTGTCCTCATCATCGTGGCTGCAGTTGTTGCACTGTTCATTCTCGCGATCTTCGCGCTGATGGCAAAGTACTTCATGCTCTGGCTGCAGGCAATGCTGTCCAAAGCGCCCGTCGGGATCTTTGAGATCATCGGCATGCGTCTGCGACGTGTAAATGTCAACGAGGTCGTCCTCGGCCGCATCCAGGCTGCCAAGGCCGGTCTTGATCTGCCGACGCCAGCACTCGAAGCCCATTACCTCGCAGGCGGTCGTGTCCGCAACGTCGTCCGCGCGATGATTGCTGCAAACAACGCACGCATCACACTCCCGTGGCACGTCGCAACCGCGATCGATCTGGCGGGTCGTGACATTCTCGCCGCGGTGAACACGTCCGTGAACCCGAAGGTGATCGACTGCCCCAATCCAAGTGCTGGTCGTCCAACCATTGACGCGGTTGCAAAGGACGGCATTCAGCTCAAGGCACGCGCCCGCGTGACTGTTCGAACCAACATCGAGCGTCTCGTCGGTGGTGCAACAGAAGAAACAATCGTCGCGCGCGTCGGCGAAGGCATCGTCTCCACCATCGGCTCGGCTGCGTCGCACAAAGCTGTGCTTGAGAACCCCGACAACATCTCCAAGACCGTCATGCAGCGCGGGCTTGACTCGGGCACCGCATTCGAGATTCTCTCGATCGATATAGCAGACGTCGACGTTGGCGAGAACATCGGCGCAAAGCTCCAGGCTGATCAGGCAGAAGCCGACAAGCGCCGATTCCAGGCCGAAGCGGAAAAGCGTCGCTCGCTCGCGGTCGCGCTCGAGCAGGAGAACAAAGCCGAGATTCAGCGCAACCGCGCACTCGTCGTGCTCGCAGAAGCCGAAGTCCCCAAGGCGATGGCAGAAGCCTTCCGCTCCGGCAACCTTGGTGTCATGGACTATTACAAGATGAACAACATCCAGGCCGATTCGAAGATGCGCAAAGCGATCGCGGGTGACACCAGCGATGCGTCACCGAAGCAGCCGGGAACCTGA
- a CDS encoding PEP-CTERM sorting domain-containing protein: MSRIRLVASCLMLTCGIAAGQTASLSLLGDLPGGEFSSTALAVSADGTIVVGYSNTAIGLEAFRWTAATGMVGLGDFAGGLENSRCEAISADGSMIVGHGHGPVDFQAAMWNANGPIQSIGLLPGGTSSVALGVSDDGKIIVGKGSSSWSNDEAYRWTASTGYQPLGGFASSFPSSNAFAISGDGSRIVGYSYGPTGFEACYWDEQGVIHGIGQFGGVLNPASEARATNVDGTIVVGASMDNNGETAFRWTAATGLQALPTAGNVRFKKALAVSDDGRVIAGGSHSLSGTWYAIIWTEASGTRVLGEVMENFYGLDLQGFSPVEAHGLSEDGRTVVGWGLGSNGEEAFIAYLPPCYADCNDSLTLDIFDYICFGNSYNGTESYADCDNSGTWNIFDYICFGNAYANGCH; the protein is encoded by the coding sequence ATGTCCCGTATCAGATTAGTTGCGAGTTGTCTCATGCTCACTTGCGGCATCGCAGCCGGACAAACCGCGTCACTTTCCCTCCTCGGTGATTTACCCGGGGGAGAGTTCAGTAGCACAGCGTTGGCTGTCAGTGCTGATGGGACTATTGTTGTTGGATACAGCAATACGGCGATCGGGCTCGAAGCCTTCCGATGGACAGCGGCAACAGGCATGGTGGGACTAGGCGACTTTGCTGGCGGTCTTGAGAACAGCAGATGCGAAGCCATCTCAGCAGATGGTTCGATGATTGTTGGCCATGGGCATGGACCAGTGGACTTCCAAGCTGCAATGTGGAACGCGAATGGACCAATCCAGAGCATTGGTCTATTGCCCGGCGGGACTTCTTCTGTCGCGCTTGGTGTCAGTGATGACGGCAAAATAATTGTTGGCAAAGGCAGTTCCTCATGGAGCAATGATGAGGCGTATCGGTGGACTGCCAGCACAGGCTACCAACCCCTCGGTGGATTTGCTTCGTCATTTCCATCGAGCAATGCGTTTGCAATCAGCGGTGATGGTTCGCGCATCGTTGGTTATTCGTACGGTCCAACCGGATTCGAGGCATGCTATTGGGATGAGCAGGGAGTGATTCACGGTATTGGGCAGTTTGGCGGCGTTCTCAATCCGGCAAGTGAAGCACGAGCGACCAACGTTGATGGCACCATAGTTGTTGGCGCAAGCATGGATAACAATGGTGAGACTGCGTTTCGCTGGACGGCTGCAACAGGATTGCAGGCACTGCCAACCGCCGGCAATGTACGCTTCAAAAAAGCACTCGCCGTGAGTGATGATGGGCGAGTTATTGCTGGTGGTTCCCATTCACTCTCGGGCACTTGGTATGCGATAATTTGGACTGAAGCTTCAGGGACGCGAGTGCTCGGCGAAGTGATGGAGAATTTCTATGGACTTGATCTTCAGGGTTTTTCTCCAGTCGAGGCGCACGGGCTATCCGAAGATGGCCGCACCGTTGTAGGTTGGGGACTGGGATCAAACGGAGAGGAAGCCTTTATAGCGTATTTGCCGCCATGTTACGCGGATTGTAATGATAGTTTGACTCTCGATATCTTTGATTACATCTGCTTCGGAAACTCTTATAATGGAACAGAGTCTTATGCTGATTGCGACAACTCAGGTACTTGGAACATCTTCGACTACATCTGCTTTGGAAACGCGTATGCAAACGGTTGTCATTAA
- a CDS encoding PQQ-binding-like beta-propeller repeat protein — translation MCGTSCALSQSTSWTHLSQSAAHISSAQIAPVSLDNHSWSSMTDHNGHAVTFSWWQTPIVHNNRVYAIGESDSTWGIIAYEIDTGNAIWKAPVPSAPLLDSWSSLAIDTNNNTIVACVNTAVTAVNLTDGSPAWSAALFEPVVNASPVISDDLGDADRLFITDYSGFGPGSSLYCINIDPFNAAANAYQPGDIVWSVPIGQASGSTPAYIDGIVYVATADGWIRAFDATSIAPPSPLWETQSVAGQGFFGGVAVTGNAGSRSVFAATYNANGSIDSSRLVKLDAETGAVVWTVPSNRTDTIPVPLPNGQVVVSGGLRGFGTVPSIALYDDLGTSAVRVWDSALDSWIDLNSNNLLDPGEYLDIGGWSSQPVVLMNSQGERASMYTGTLSSGAASFGIYESLVEVDMTKTPSSAEFVTSSSMHAGASAAIIKNANGDTHVISIGSSGLSTFASSCYADCDGSGSLNIFDYICFGNLYAINDPSADCDGSGTLNIFDYICFGNLYAIGCD, via the coding sequence ATGTGCGGCACATCATGCGCGTTGTCGCAGTCAACATCATGGACGCATCTCTCGCAATCAGCTGCGCATATTTCGTCGGCGCAGATTGCTCCCGTGTCGCTCGACAACCATTCGTGGTCAAGCATGACCGATCACAATGGACACGCGGTCACATTTTCATGGTGGCAGACACCGATTGTGCACAACAACCGCGTCTATGCGATCGGCGAGAGCGACAGCACATGGGGCATCATCGCGTACGAAATCGACACGGGCAACGCGATCTGGAAAGCGCCGGTCCCATCGGCACCGTTGCTTGATTCATGGTCGTCGCTTGCAATCGACACGAACAACAACACGATCGTGGCGTGTGTGAATACCGCTGTCACGGCGGTGAATCTGACTGATGGCAGCCCAGCGTGGTCGGCAGCACTCTTCGAGCCCGTCGTCAACGCGTCCCCTGTTATCTCAGATGATCTTGGCGATGCAGACAGGTTGTTTATCACGGATTACTCCGGGTTCGGGCCGGGCTCGTCGCTCTACTGCATCAACATTGATCCGTTCAATGCGGCAGCGAATGCGTATCAGCCGGGCGACATCGTGTGGTCCGTGCCAATAGGTCAGGCGTCGGGATCAACACCCGCGTATATCGATGGTATTGTGTATGTCGCAACCGCTGATGGCTGGATTCGCGCGTTCGATGCAACATCGATCGCTCCACCTTCGCCATTGTGGGAGACACAATCCGTCGCTGGCCAGGGCTTCTTCGGCGGCGTTGCTGTGACAGGCAATGCAGGGAGTCGATCGGTCTTCGCTGCAACATACAACGCCAATGGCAGCATCGATTCATCAAGGCTGGTGAAACTCGATGCAGAAACAGGCGCAGTGGTCTGGACAGTGCCCAGCAATCGAACGGACACCATACCGGTGCCTCTGCCGAACGGACAGGTTGTCGTGTCGGGTGGATTACGGGGGTTCGGAACAGTGCCCAGTATTGCGCTCTATGACGATCTGGGGACATCTGCGGTTCGTGTCTGGGACTCTGCGCTTGATTCTTGGATCGATCTGAACAGCAACAACCTGCTCGATCCCGGCGAGTATCTCGATATCGGCGGCTGGTCATCGCAGCCGGTGGTTCTGATGAACTCGCAGGGAGAGCGAGCCTCCATGTATACGGGAACACTGTCTTCTGGTGCTGCCAGTTTCGGAATATATGAATCGCTGGTCGAAGTTGATATGACAAAAACTCCGTCATCTGCAGAGTTTGTTACATCGTCATCAATGCATGCTGGCGCAAGTGCTGCAATTATAAAAAATGCAAACGGAGATACGCACGTCATCTCAATCGGGAGTTCCGGACTCAGCACCTTTGCATCTTCATGCTACGCTGATTGTGATGGTTCGGGCTCACTCAATATCTTCGACTACATATGCTTTGGCAATCTCTATGCGATAAATGATCCAAGCGCCGATTGCGATGGATCAGGCACACTCAATATCTTCGATTACATCTGCTTTGGAAATCTTTATGCAATAGGGTGTGATTGA